The following is a genomic window from Hymenobacter monticola.
ACATTCCAAAACCGGGCTTTCGCATAAAAAAGGTGCTGGCGCTGGCGGAGCACGGTAGTTTTGGAGCAGAATCGAAGGGCTGAAACCGGCCCCGGCAGCTGGCGCGCGTCTCCGACGCGTGCCGATTGGGTTCGAGCCTCCGGCTCGGGTTTGAACGACCGGCCTTGCGCCTCGTCCAACGAGTCCCGTATCCGAGCCAGAGGCTCGAGCCCAGTTAGCACGCGTCGGAGACGCGCGCCAGCCAATCCAGCAAACCACTCAACACCCACGTGCATGACCAACCTTCTCACCAAATCCACCCTGCGCTGGCACATCCTGGGCTGGCTGCTGTATGGCGGCTACGAATTTCTGGGGGTGTTTCTGCACAGCAAGCACTTGCGCATCAGCTTGTGGCTCACGGCGTCCATCCTCTTTATCCGCTTTATTGAGTTTTACCTGTGTTACCTCGTGGTCTACCCGCGCCTGCTGCGCTCGGGCCGGGGGGTGCAGCTGGTGGGCGCGCTGGCGGGCGTGGTGGCCTTCTACATCGGCCTGCGGGCTCTGATTGAGGAAGCCATTTTCCCGGCCGTGCTGGGCTTTCACAACTACTCGCCCGATACGACGGTGACGTACTACATTTTTGACAACATGTTCTTCGCCAGCCCCATGATAGTGCTGAGCGCGGCCGTGTGGGGGGCTCAGGCGGCCCTGCGCCGCGAGCGCGAAAACCGCCAGCTGCGCGAAGAAAAGCGCGCCGCCGAGCTGGCCTTCCTCAAAACCCAAATCAACCCGCACTTCCTCTACAACACGCTCAACATGCTGTTCAGCATGGCGTATCCGGTGGCTAAGCCGGTCGCCAACGCCATCCTGAAACTCTCGGAGCTGATGCGCTACATGCTGCACGACAGCCCCGACGGCCAGGTCGATTTGGAAAAGGAAATCGAGTACCTGCACAACTACCTGGCCCTCTACCGCCTGCGCTTCCCCGACAGCTTCCACGTCGATTTCCAGGTGACCGGGGAGCCCGCCGGCCGCCGGGTGGCCCCGCTCGTGCTCATTCCCTTCGTGGAAAATGCCATTAAGCACGGCGTGCTGGATGACCCCGAAAACCCGGTGCACATCCACCTGAATATTGAGGGCGAAAAGCTATTCTTCGCGGTGCAGAACCAGCGTAGCGACGGAAACAAGGACGCCACCACCGGCATCGGCCTGCCCAACCTACGCCGCCGCCTGGAGCTGCTGTACCCGGAGCGGCACGTGCTGCACGCGGAGGCCGAGGGCGGGCAGTTTGTGACTTCATTGCGGCTGGGGTAACTTCCCCACCGCCCTTCCCCGCGGAGAAGGGAGCCTGACGATTTAAACGTTGGCGCCGCCGTGGCTCCCCTCTCTTAGGGAGAGGGGCCGGGGGTGAGGTAGCCCAGTGCCGCGCCGCCTGCCGTTCTTTACTACCCCAAACCACTCCCCTTCCCATGATTCGCTGCCTCGCCGTCGATGACGAAGCCCCGGCCCTGCTCATTCTGGCCGACTACATCAGCCAGTTGCCCTTTCTGGAGCTCGTGGGCACCACCACCAACCCCATCGAGGCGCTGACGATGGTGCAGCAGGGTCAGGTCGATTTGGTGTTTCTCGACATTCAGATGCCCAAGCTCACCGGCCTCCAGTTCCTCAAGCTGGCCGGCAACAAGTGCAAGGTCATTCTCACCACCGCCTACCCCGAATACGCCCTTGAAGGCTACGAAAACGACGTGGTGGACTACCTGCTCAAGCCCATTTCCTTCGAGCGCTTCTTCAAAGCCGCCCAGAAGGCCCTGGCGCTCATGCCCGGTCCGACGGCCCCTGCGCCGGTGGCGGCGCCAGCTTCGTCAGCGGCGCCCGTTGCGGCCGGGATACCGCCCGGCGCGGGCCACATGTTCGTAAAGGGCGAAAGCAAAAACAAGTTCCTCCGCGTCAACTACGCCGACATTCTCTACATTGAGGGGCTGAGCAACTACGTGTCCATCCACCTGCCCACGCAGCGCGTCGTCACCTACCAAACGCTCAAGGAGCTGGCCGAGACGCTGCCGCAGCCGCCGTTTCTGCGGGTGCACAAGTCCTTCATCGTGTCGCTGGATAAGATTCGGATGGTCGACGGCAATACGATTTACATCCAGGACAAGGAGATTCCGGTGAGCGACACGTACCGGGAGCAGCTCTACCGGCTCATTCGGGAGCAGTAAGAACGAGTACCCCGAAGCTCCTGCTTCGGCAACGTTGAACGATAACGTTCTGACCGGCCGAAGCGGGAGCTTCGGGGTACAAGTGCTTACCGCCGGTCCTCGCGCACGGCAGCCAGCGCCCGCGCTTTGGCCGCTTTGATGTGGCCAATAATGTCATCGAGCCCGTGCCCGTCAATAGCGCGGGCAAAGAGGAAGGGGCCTTCGCCGCGCATCTTCTTCGAATCCCGCTCCATCACGCCGAGGTCGGCCTTTATCAGGTCTTTGAGGTCGATTTTGTTGATGATGAGTAGGTCGGACTGCGTGATGCCGGGGCCGCCCTTGCGCGGGATTTTGTCGCCGCCCGAAACGTCGATGACGTAGATGGAATAGTCCACCAACTCGCGGCTGAAATGGGCGGCCAGGTTGTCGCCGCCGCTTTCCACGAAGAGATAATCCAGCCCGTAGTCGAAGCGCTGCATCAGGCCTTCCAGCGCGTCCATGTTCAGGGAAATATCCTCGCGGATAGCAGCGTGCGGGCAGCCGCCAGTCTCCACGCCTACGATGCGGTTTTCCTCCAACGCGCTGTTGCGGATAAGAAATTCAGCGTCTTCGCGAGTGAAAATGTCGTTGGTGACAACGCCCAGCTCGAACTCGTGGCGCATGCGCTCGCACAGGGCTTTAAGCAGCGCCGTTTTGCCCGTGCCCACCGGCCCGCCAATGCCCACCGTGAAAGCGCGCTTGCGGAAGTTGCGGTAGCTGGGCAGCCGCCGGGTTTCGCGCTCGTTGAAGTCGCCGGGCGATTCGTACGCTTCGTGCTGGTGGCCGTGGAGCAGGAGGGCGAGTTTTTCGACAAAAGCCATTTTTGATAATGGTTAATGATTAACGGTTAATTCTGAACGTCATGCAGAGCGCAGCGAAGCATCTCGCGTGGGGCAGCAACTCAATCGTCAGTGATTAGTGGAGGCACGCGAGATGATTCGCTGCGCTCTGCATGACGGCTTGACGATGTCGTTCTAGTTCTGAAAAAGCTTGGAATAAATGTCTTCGTGCAGCACCTGCGCCGCATCGAGCAAAAACGCAGAGCGCCCCGCCCCGCCATAGCCCTTCCCCGCCTGTGCTGCCACAATATGCTCGAACACTGCGTAGAAATCGTGCTGTAGCTGGTGTCCCTCCAGCGGCCCCAGAAACCCGAGGCGAATGGCGGCGCTGAGTTGGTCGCGCAGCAGCATGTGCAGGTACATAGCCTGCAATTCTTTTAATTCGAAGCCGACGCGCTGCAGGGCCAACGTGAAAACCAGCGTGAAATGCGGCGGGATATTTTGGCTGGTGAACCATTGGGTAATGGTTTCCAAAGTAGCTTCCGGGTAGAAGGTGGCCAGCAGCTTCAGCCAGTTGCGGCCCTGCGCGGCGCTGGCTTTGTGGAGCGCGGGCACGAGGAGCTGGGCGTCGTATTCTTCGGCGACGATTTGGAATTCGGGGCTTTTTTCGGTGAGGTGGAAGGTGGAGTTAATGAAGGGCAATTCGGCGCTGCCGGCTTGCTGCAAATAGGCATACAAGTGGTTGCGCAAGTCAAACGGCGTGTTTACCAGCCCGAAGGTGATGCTGCTTTCGAGCCCGTAGGAATAGGCAAATGAGCCGGTGGGAATAGCCGAATCAACGAGGTGCAGGAGGCGGGCGAATTGCATGAGTTGTAGCGTGGACTCTGCGAGTCCGCGTAGTGCAGGACATTCAAGAGGGCGCGGACTCACAGAGTCCACGCTACATTCTAAAACAAATTATACAGCTGCGCCAGCGGCAGCACCTCAGCCGGCTCGCAGGTCAGGTGCACCCCGTCTACCATCACGCGGTACGTCTCCGGGTCCACTGAAATATTGGGTAGATAGTCGTTCAACGCCATGTCTTTCTTCCCAATATTCCGGCAGTTTTTCACAGCTACTACCTGCTTGGTCAGGCCATAATCAGCTCGCACCCGCTCTACCGACGCGGCCGATACAAATACCATCGAGCTCTTGCCGATGGCGCCGCCCAACGCGCCGAACATGGGGCGCGAGAACGAGGGCTGCGGCGTGGGAATGGAGGCGTTGGCATCGCCCATCTGGGATTGGGCGATGATGCCGCCTTTGAGTATCATCTCGGGGCGGGCGCCGAAAAAGGCAGGTTTCCAGAGCACGAGGTCGGCCAGCTTGCCGATTTCGACGGAGCCGACTTCGTGCGAGATGCCGTGGGCGCGGGCCGGGTTGATGGTGTACTTGGCCACGTAGCGGCGCACGCGGAAGTTGTCGGCGGCGCTGTTGGCGTCTTCGGGCAGGGGGCCGCGCTGCTGCTTCATTTTGTGGGCCGTTTGCCAGGTGCGGGTGATGACCTCGCCCACCCGGCCCATGGCCTGCGAGTCGGAGCTGATGATGCTGAGCGCGCCCAGGTCGTGCAGGATGTCTTCGGCGGCGATGGTCTCGCCCCGGATGCGGCTTTCGGCGAAAGCCACGTCTTCGGGAATGTTGCGGTCGAGGTGGTGGCAGACCATGAGCATGTCGAGGTGCTCGTCGATGGTGTTCACCGTGAAGGGCCGCGTGGGGTTCGTGCTCGACGGAATGACGTTCGGCTCGCCACAGATTTTGATGATGTCGGGCGCGTGGCCGCCGCCCGCCCCCTCGGTGTGGTAGGAATGGATGGTGCGGCCCTTAAACGCCGCCGTGCTCGTTTCCACGAAGCCGCTCTCGTTCAGCGTATCGGTGTGGATGCAGACCTGCACGTCGTATTCCTCGGCAATGCTGAGGCACATGTCGATGGCCGCCGGGGTGGTGCCCCAGTCCTCGTGCAGCTTGAAGCCCAGCGCCCCGGCCTCAGCCTGCTCGCGCAGCCCCTCGGGCTTGGAGGCGTTGCCCTTGCCCAGAAACCCGAAGTTGAGCGGGTAGGCCTCGGTGGCCTTCAGCATGGTTTCGAGGTAGAAGGCGCCGGGCGTGCAGGTGGTGGCGTTGGTGCCGGCCGCCGGCCCGGTGCCGCCCCCAATCATGGTCGTGATGCCCGAAGCCAGCGCCTCGGGAATCTGCTGGGGGCTGATGAAATGGATGTGGCAGTCGATGCCGCCGGCGGTGAGCAGCTGGCCTTCGCCGGCAATGACTTCGGTGGTGACGCCCACCACCATGCCGGGCGTGACGCCGGGCATGAGGTGCGGGTTGCCGGCCTTGCCGATGCCCACGATGCGCCCGCCTTTGATGCCGATGTCGGCCTTGAAAATGCCGGTGTAATCGACCACCAGCGCGTTGGTGATGACCAAATCCAGCGCGTCGGCCGGGCCGATTCCTGCCGCCTGGCCCATGCCGTCGCGCAGCACCTTGCCGCCGCCGAACTTGCATTCCTCGCCGTACACGCAGTAGTCGCGTTCAACTTCAATCAGCAGGCCGGTATCGCCGAGGCGCACCCGGTCGCCGGTGGTGGGGCCGTACATGTCGGCATACGCGCGACGGGAGATGGGGAGGGACATGGTTATGTGTGTGTATTTTTAACCGCACTCTTGAAACCAACCAATTATGTTCTTCAACGAAATCGTAAAACAGATTTTATCTCCTGTGTTGGAAAGTAGAGGCTTTAAAGTGACAAGGGAGTATAAGGGCAAGGTTGAATTTTCTTCAAGCAGAACATTATTCTCCTCTAGTTATCTGGAAGTTAATTTTTCGTA
Proteins encoded in this region:
- the ureC gene encoding urease subunit alpha; translated protein: MSLPISRRAYADMYGPTTGDRVRLGDTGLLIEVERDYCVYGEECKFGGGKVLRDGMGQAAGIGPADALDLVITNALVVDYTGIFKADIGIKGGRIVGIGKAGNPHLMPGVTPGMVVGVTTEVIAGEGQLLTAGGIDCHIHFISPQQIPEALASGITTMIGGGTGPAAGTNATTCTPGAFYLETMLKATEAYPLNFGFLGKGNASKPEGLREQAEAGALGFKLHEDWGTTPAAIDMCLSIAEEYDVQVCIHTDTLNESGFVETSTAAFKGRTIHSYHTEGAGGGHAPDIIKICGEPNVIPSSTNPTRPFTVNTIDEHLDMLMVCHHLDRNIPEDVAFAESRIRGETIAAEDILHDLGALSIISSDSQAMGRVGEVITRTWQTAHKMKQQRGPLPEDANSAADNFRVRRYVAKYTINPARAHGISHEVGSVEIGKLADLVLWKPAFFGARPEMILKGGIIAQSQMGDANASIPTPQPSFSRPMFGALGGAIGKSSMVFVSAASVERVRADYGLTKQVVAVKNCRNIGKKDMALNDYLPNISVDPETYRVMVDGVHLTCEPAEVLPLAQLYNLF
- a CDS encoding urease accessory protein UreF, producing the protein MQFARLLHLVDSAIPTGSFAYSYGLESSITFGLVNTPFDLRNHLYAYLQQAGSAELPFINSTFHLTEKSPEFQIVAEEYDAQLLVPALHKASAAQGRNWLKLLATFYPEATLETITQWFTSQNIPPHFTLVFTLALQRVGFELKELQAMYLHMLLRDQLSAAIRLGFLGPLEGHQLQHDFYAVFEHIVAAQAGKGYGGAGRSAFLLDAAQVLHEDIYSKLFQN
- a CDS encoding LytR/AlgR family response regulator transcription factor — protein: MIRCLAVDDEAPALLILADYISQLPFLELVGTTTNPIEALTMVQQGQVDLVFLDIQMPKLTGLQFLKLAGNKCKVILTTAYPEYALEGYENDVVDYLLKPISFERFFKAAQKALALMPGPTAPAPVAAPASSAAPVAAGIPPGAGHMFVKGESKNKFLRVNYADILYIEGLSNYVSIHLPTQRVVTYQTLKELAETLPQPPFLRVHKSFIVSLDKIRMVDGNTIYIQDKEIPVSDTYREQLYRLIREQ
- the ureG gene encoding urease accessory protein UreG, whose protein sequence is MAFVEKLALLLHGHQHEAYESPGDFNERETRRLPSYRNFRKRAFTVGIGGPVGTGKTALLKALCERMRHEFELGVVTNDIFTREDAEFLIRNSALEENRIVGVETGGCPHAAIREDISLNMDALEGLMQRFDYGLDYLFVESGGDNLAAHFSRELVDYSIYVIDVSGGDKIPRKGGPGITQSDLLIINKIDLKDLIKADLGVMERDSKKMRGEGPFLFARAIDGHGLDDIIGHIKAAKARALAAVREDRR
- a CDS encoding sensor histidine kinase → MTNLLTKSTLRWHILGWLLYGGYEFLGVFLHSKHLRISLWLTASILFIRFIEFYLCYLVVYPRLLRSGRGVQLVGALAGVVAFYIGLRALIEEAIFPAVLGFHNYSPDTTVTYYIFDNMFFASPMIVLSAAVWGAQAALRRERENRQLREEKRAAELAFLKTQINPHFLYNTLNMLFSMAYPVAKPVANAILKLSELMRYMLHDSPDGQVDLEKEIEYLHNYLALYRLRFPDSFHVDFQVTGEPAGRRVAPLVLIPFVENAIKHGVLDDPENPVHIHLNIEGEKLFFAVQNQRSDGNKDATTGIGLPNLRRRLELLYPERHVLHAEAEGGQFVTSLRLG